In one Aeromicrobium erythreum genomic region, the following are encoded:
- a CDS encoding ABC transporter ATP-binding protein produces the protein MSSDTTLPGVAPVRATGGQIVRRGLALSPAIRDGLWLTLLLAVLSTVGGSVVPVVIQRTIDSGLGDGGTTSLSAIGPYLLGALVLVLLTAVVAYWMRVRLFVASERGLAELRVTAFRHVHDLSMLTQNAERRGALVSRVTSDVDQVSLFLQFTGITIVISIGQMLVATIIMAFYSWQLTLVVWACFLPLVVSLKFFAGRLSRAYDTVRRTVGEMLAVVAEPVVGASVVKAHAIEERTQQRVDDGIQRNLDANVRAQKLVAVTFASAGLAGGLANAGAIAAGVVIGVAGGLSMGTVIAFAFLVGLLVGPAQMATQVLTEAQNAIASWRRVIELLDTPADVVDPGPDGLALPDEVLGARFEGVGFAYPGGPEVLSDVDVVIEPRQRIAVVGETGSGKTTFAKLLTRLMDPTRGTVRLGDTDITQVAFDDLRRHVLMVPQEGFLFDATLRENLRYGRRDASDEVLLATVADLGLTDWFATLPRGLDTPVGQRGESLSAGERQLVALVRSALADPDFLVLDEATSAVDPQTELRATRALETLLDGRTSVTIAHRLTTAENADRVLVFDAGRLVEDGSHAALVEAGGVYARLHASWVAQASLGIAPVAD, from the coding sequence ATGAGCAGCGACACCACGCTCCCCGGCGTCGCACCCGTGCGCGCCACCGGCGGTCAGATCGTGCGCCGCGGGCTCGCGCTCTCGCCGGCCATCCGCGACGGCCTGTGGCTCACCCTTCTGCTGGCCGTGCTCAGCACCGTCGGCGGCTCCGTGGTGCCCGTGGTCATCCAGCGCACGATCGACTCCGGTCTCGGCGACGGCGGCACGACGTCGCTGTCCGCCATCGGGCCCTACCTCCTCGGGGCGCTCGTCCTCGTGCTGCTGACGGCCGTCGTCGCCTACTGGATGCGGGTGCGGCTGTTCGTCGCGAGCGAGCGCGGCCTGGCCGAGCTGCGGGTCACCGCGTTCCGGCACGTCCACGACCTGTCGATGCTCACGCAGAACGCCGAGCGGCGCGGCGCCCTCGTCTCGCGGGTGACCTCCGACGTCGACCAGGTGTCCCTGTTCCTGCAGTTCACCGGCATCACCATCGTCATCAGCATCGGTCAGATGCTGGTCGCGACGATCATCATGGCGTTCTACTCCTGGCAGCTCACGCTCGTCGTGTGGGCCTGCTTCCTGCCGCTCGTCGTGAGCCTGAAGTTCTTCGCCGGACGGCTCAGCCGCGCCTACGACACCGTCCGCCGGACGGTCGGTGAGATGCTCGCCGTGGTCGCCGAGCCCGTCGTGGGCGCGTCGGTCGTCAAGGCGCACGCCATCGAGGAGCGCACGCAGCAGCGCGTCGACGACGGCATCCAGCGCAACCTCGACGCCAACGTCCGCGCGCAGAAGCTGGTCGCCGTCACGTTCGCGTCGGCGGGGCTCGCCGGAGGCCTGGCGAACGCCGGCGCCATCGCGGCCGGTGTCGTGATCGGCGTGGCGGGCGGGCTGTCGATGGGCACCGTCATCGCCTTCGCGTTCCTCGTCGGGCTGCTCGTCGGGCCGGCGCAGATGGCCACCCAGGTGCTCACCGAGGCGCAGAACGCGATCGCGTCCTGGCGACGCGTCATCGAGCTCCTCGACACGCCCGCCGACGTCGTCGACCCCGGTCCCGACGGGCTCGCGCTCCCCGACGAGGTGCTCGGTGCGCGCTTCGAGGGCGTCGGGTTCGCCTACCCCGGCGGACCGGAGGTGCTCTCCGACGTCGACGTCGTCATCGAGCCACGGCAGCGGATCGCCGTCGTGGGCGAGACGGGCTCGGGCAAGACGACGTTCGCGAAGCTGCTGACCCGCCTCATGGACCCGACCCGCGGCACCGTGCGGCTGGGCGACACCGACATCACGCAGGTCGCCTTCGACGACCTGCGGCGGCACGTGCTGATGGTGCCGCAGGAGGGGTTCCTGTTCGACGCCACGCTGCGCGAGAACCTGCGCTACGGCCGGCGGGACGCGTCCGACGAGGTGCTCCTGGCGACGGTGGCCGACCTGGGGCTCACCGACTGGTTCGCGACGCTGCCGCGAGGCCTCGACACGCCGGTCGGCCAGCGTGGCGAGTCGTTGTCGGCGGGGGAGCGGCAGCTGGTGGCGCTGGTGCGCTCGGCGCTCGCCGACCCCGACTTCCTCGTGCTCGACGAGGCCACCAGCGCCGTCGACCCGCAGACGGAGCTGCGCGCCACCCGCGCCCTGGAGACGCTGCTCGACGGGCGCACGAGCGTCACCATCGCGCACCGGCTGACCACCGCCGAGAACGCCGACCGGGTGCTCGTGTTCGATGCCGGCCGGCTGGTGGAGGACGGGTCGCACGCCGCGCTCGTCGAGGCCGGCGGCGTGTACGCGCGCCTGCACGCCAGCTGGGTGGCGCAGGCGTCGCTGGGCATCGCCCCGGTCGCCGACTGA
- a CDS encoding DUF1707 SHOCT-like domain-containing protein, which produces MAAGPVWDRFEADPRDPAHVALRASDADRDVVLAALRDAYAAGKVDTAEYERRVDAALEVVRLGQVLPLLEDLASSRTPARRARRAPEGATVREEALATFERDLRDMRTGWVALSVLLVGIWGATSVAAGELLFFWPVFPVLAVGVGYLSHRLNPEKHVEELEEKIARKRRRRRED; this is translated from the coding sequence GTGGCCGCGGGACCGGTGTGGGACCGCTTCGAGGCGGACCCACGCGATCCCGCCCACGTCGCGCTGCGCGCCTCCGACGCCGACCGCGACGTCGTGCTCGCCGCGCTGCGCGACGCCTACGCCGCCGGGAAGGTCGACACCGCCGAGTACGAGCGGCGCGTCGACGCGGCCCTGGAGGTCGTCCGCCTCGGCCAGGTGCTGCCGCTGCTCGAGGACCTCGCGTCAAGCCGCACACCCGCCCGACGGGCGCGTCGTGCTCCCGAGGGTGCCACCGTGCGGGAGGAGGCCCTGGCCACGTTCGAGCGCGACCTGCGCGACATGCGCACCGGCTGGGTCGCCCTCTCGGTCCTGCTCGTCGGCATCTGGGGCGCGACGTCGGTGGCCGCGGGGGAGCTGCTGTTCTTCTGGCCGGTGTTCCCCGTGCTGGCCGTCGGGGTCGGTTACCTGTCGCACCGGCTCAACCCCGAGAAGCACGTCGAGGAGCTCGAGGAGAAGATCGCCCGCAAGCGTCGTCGACGCCGCGAGGACTGA
- a CDS encoding ABC transporter ATP-binding protein: MSGSDLGSARQDRMMRRGLGLLGRGIVEQKGLFAVSAVGSVLFGAMTVADAWVLGWATDHVVRPSFARGEVAQGALWTAIGLFLAVATLRALGVIARRLIGGIVYYRLVATYRRKVTRQYLALPMSWHHRHPTGQLLSNANADVEAAWAVFMPLPMAVGVVAMLAAALVAMVEADWVLTIVGLVVFPALFGINVFYQRWLSPRVARAQALRGDLSAVAHESFDGALVVKSLGREAEETERFTRATHELRDANIAVGRIRSIFDPLLEALPNLGILLVLVLGVGRVASGAAEPGDVVQVAYLFTVVAFPVRAIGWVLGELPRSVVGWDRVDNVLQATGSMAYGDGTVPGAGAVDLRLRGVAHRFDDAEHDVLQGVDLHVPRGSVTALVGATGSGKSTLTTLLSRLVDPRLGTVEVDGLDLRTLDHGALASTVAVVPQGTFLFDDSVRENVTLGLDVPDEDVWEALRTVQADGFVARLGAGLDTQLGERGTTLSGGQRQRLALARALVRRPRLLVMDDATSAVDPEVEQRILRALAERTSDGSGPTVLVVAYRKATISLADEVVLLDGGRVVERGTHEELLERSSVYRDLVDAYDQAREASA, encoded by the coding sequence GTGTCAGGTAGCGACCTCGGGTCGGCCCGGCAGGACCGGATGATGCGCCGGGGCCTCGGCCTCCTCGGGCGCGGCATCGTCGAGCAGAAGGGGCTGTTCGCCGTCTCGGCGGTCGGCAGCGTCCTGTTCGGCGCGATGACCGTCGCCGACGCCTGGGTGCTCGGCTGGGCCACCGACCACGTCGTCCGGCCCTCCTTCGCGCGGGGCGAGGTGGCCCAGGGCGCGCTGTGGACGGCCATCGGCCTGTTCCTGGCCGTCGCGACCCTGCGCGCCCTGGGCGTCATCGCCCGTCGGCTCATCGGCGGCATCGTCTACTACCGGCTCGTCGCCACCTACCGCCGCAAGGTCACCCGCCAGTACCTCGCGCTGCCCATGTCGTGGCACCACCGCCACCCCACCGGGCAGCTGCTCTCGAACGCCAACGCCGACGTCGAGGCCGCGTGGGCGGTGTTCATGCCGCTGCCGATGGCCGTCGGCGTCGTCGCGATGCTCGCGGCCGCGCTCGTCGCCATGGTCGAGGCCGACTGGGTGCTGACGATCGTCGGCCTCGTCGTCTTCCCCGCACTGTTCGGCATCAACGTCTTCTACCAGCGCTGGCTGTCGCCGCGTGTGGCCCGCGCGCAGGCGCTGCGCGGCGACCTCAGCGCGGTCGCGCACGAGTCCTTCGACGGCGCGCTGGTCGTCAAGTCGCTCGGCCGCGAGGCCGAGGAGACCGAGCGGTTCACGCGGGCCACGCACGAGCTGCGCGACGCGAACATCGCGGTCGGGCGCATCCGCAGCATCTTCGACCCGCTCCTGGAGGCGCTGCCGAACCTCGGCATCCTCCTCGTGCTCGTCCTCGGCGTCGGCCGGGTCGCCAGCGGTGCCGCGGAGCCGGGCGACGTCGTGCAGGTCGCGTACCTGTTCACGGTCGTCGCCTTCCCCGTGCGCGCGATCGGCTGGGTCCTCGGCGAGCTGCCGCGCAGCGTGGTCGGCTGGGACCGCGTCGACAACGTCCTGCAGGCGACGGGGTCGATGGCCTACGGCGACGGCACGGTCCCGGGCGCCGGAGCGGTCGACCTGCGCCTGCGCGGCGTGGCCCACCGCTTCGACGACGCCGAGCACGACGTGCTCCAGGGCGTCGACCTCCACGTGCCCCGCGGCAGCGTCACCGCGCTCGTCGGAGCGACGGGCAGCGGCAAGAGCACGCTCACCACGCTGCTGTCCCGGCTCGTCGACCCGCGACTCGGCACCGTCGAGGTCGACGGCCTCGACCTGCGCACGCTCGACCACGGCGCGCTGGCCAGCACCGTCGCCGTCGTCCCGCAGGGCACGTTCCTGTTCGACGACTCCGTCCGCGAGAACGTGACGCTCGGCCTCGACGTCCCCGACGAGGACGTGTGGGAGGCGTTGCGCACGGTGCAGGCCGACGGGTTCGTCGCACGCCTCGGCGCCGGGCTCGACACCCAGCTCGGCGAGCGCGGCACGACCCTGTCGGGCGGTCAGCGCCAGCGCCTCGCGCTCGCCCGCGCCCTGGTGCGCCGACCCCGCCTGCTCGTCATGGACGACGCGACGAGCGCGGTCGACCCGGAGGTCGAGCAGCGGATCCTGCGGGCGCTCGCGGAGCGCACGTCCGACGGCAGCGGCCCGACCGTGCTCGTCGTCGCCTACCGCAAGGCCACCATCTCCCTCGCCGACGAGGTCGTGCTGCTCGACGGCGGCCGCGTGGTCGAGCGGGGCACCCACGAGGAGCTGCTGGAGAGGTCGAGCGTCTACCGCGATCTCGTCGACGCCTACGACCAGGCGAGGGAGGCGAGCGCATGA
- a CDS encoding glycosyltransferase family 4 protein: MRVLVHDYSGHPFQAQLSRELARRGHDVTHSTCNAYVSGKGRLEAQPGETIRFETVGDGIVFDKSRFVQRLLLEVRLGVELVRHVRRVRPDVALMSNVQIPTLVVFAAAMALFRQPWVLWHQDVYSVAVRSFAGAKLSRSFRAVALAFDLAERWTSRRASQVVVIADSFVPVHERWGTAHKTTVIANWAPLDEIVPVQRKNDWAVEHELDDVQTLLYSGTLGLKHDPALLVRLTAAVRELGRPVRLVVVNEGPAADVIRAEADRLDVPLTLLPFQPYERLPEVLGSGDVLVVLLDQQAGAFSVPSKTLSYLCAGRPVVGLMPEENAASDLVERAGGHVGRPEATSLPAAAAWVDALLADDERRDTVRAQARELAEQEFSLAGCADRFEAVLERGAR; encoded by the coding sequence ATGCGCGTCCTCGTGCACGACTACAGCGGGCACCCGTTCCAGGCCCAGCTCAGCCGCGAGCTCGCCCGGCGCGGGCACGACGTGACGCACTCCACCTGCAACGCCTACGTCTCCGGCAAGGGCCGACTCGAGGCCCAGCCCGGCGAGACCATCCGCTTCGAGACCGTCGGCGACGGCATCGTCTTCGACAAGAGCCGCTTCGTGCAGCGGCTCCTGCTCGAGGTGCGCCTCGGCGTCGAGCTCGTGCGCCACGTGCGCCGCGTCCGCCCCGACGTCGCGCTCATGTCGAACGTGCAGATCCCGACGCTCGTCGTCTTCGCCGCCGCCATGGCGCTGTTCCGCCAGCCCTGGGTGCTGTGGCACCAGGACGTCTACTCGGTGGCCGTCCGGTCCTTCGCCGGCGCCAAGCTCTCGCGCTCCTTCCGCGCCGTCGCGCTCGCGTTCGACCTGGCCGAGCGCTGGACGTCGCGGCGTGCCAGCCAGGTGGTCGTCATCGCCGACTCCTTCGTCCCGGTGCACGAGCGGTGGGGCACGGCTCACAAGACGACCGTCATCGCCAACTGGGCCCCGCTCGATGAGATCGTGCCGGTCCAGCGCAAGAACGACTGGGCCGTGGAGCACGAGCTCGACGACGTCCAGACCCTCCTGTACTCCGGGACCCTCGGCCTCAAGCACGACCCGGCCCTGCTGGTGCGGCTGACGGCCGCCGTGCGCGAGCTCGGTCGTCCCGTGCGGCTCGTCGTCGTGAACGAGGGTCCGGCGGCCGACGTGATCCGCGCCGAGGCCGACCGGCTCGACGTCCCGCTCACCCTGCTGCCGTTCCAGCCCTACGAGCGTCTCCCCGAGGTGCTCGGCAGCGGCGACGTCCTCGTCGTGCTGCTCGACCAGCAGGCCGGCGCGTTCTCCGTGCCGTCCAAGACGCTGTCCTACCTGTGCGCGGGCCGTCCCGTCGTCGGCCTGATGCCCGAGGAGAACGCCGCCTCCGACCTGGTCGAGCGCGCCGGCGGTCACGTCGGCCGTCCCGAGGCGACCTCGCTGCCCGCGGCCGCGGCCTGGGTCGACGCCCTGCTCGCCGACGACGAGCGTCGCGACACCGTGCGCGCCCAGGCGCGTGAGCTCGCCGAGCAGGAGTTCTCGCTGGCCGGCTGCGCCGACCGGTTCGAGGCCGTCCTCGAGCGGGGTGCGCGATGA
- the hisH gene encoding imidazole glycerol phosphate synthase subunit HisH, whose amino-acid sequence MPTATSRPTVAVLDYGSGNLRSAVRAVERAGADVTLTSDPAVAEAADGLLVPGVGAFAACMEGLRAVDGERIIERRLIANRPVLGICVGMQILFGEGIEHGVRSVGCGEWPGTVERIQAPIVPHMGWDTVQVPDGSRMFAGLEDERFYFVHSYGVRRWELDVQGTSFTAPRVTWTDYGGDRFVAAVENGPLWATQFHPEKSGDAGRRLLENWLATL is encoded by the coding sequence GTGCCGACCGCGACGTCGCGGCCCACGGTCGCGGTGCTCGACTACGGCTCCGGCAACCTGCGCTCGGCCGTCCGCGCGGTCGAGCGCGCCGGCGCCGACGTCACGCTGACGTCCGACCCGGCGGTCGCCGAGGCGGCCGACGGCCTGCTCGTGCCCGGCGTGGGCGCATTCGCGGCGTGCATGGAGGGGCTGCGGGCGGTCGACGGCGAGCGCATCATCGAGCGCCGGCTCATCGCGAACCGTCCCGTGCTGGGCATCTGCGTGGGCATGCAGATCCTCTTCGGCGAGGGCATCGAGCACGGTGTCCGCTCCGTCGGCTGCGGCGAGTGGCCCGGCACGGTCGAGCGCATCCAGGCCCCCATCGTCCCGCACATGGGGTGGGACACGGTCCAGGTGCCCGACGGCTCGAGGATGTTCGCCGGTCTCGAGGACGAGCGGTTCTACTTCGTGCACTCCTACGGCGTGCGCCGGTGGGAGCTCGACGTCCAGGGCACGTCGTTCACCGCCCCGCGGGTCACGTGGACCGACTACGGCGGCGACCGCTTCGTCGCCGCCGTCGAGAACGGCCCCCTCTGGGCCACGCAGTTCCACCCGGAGAAGTCCGGCGACGCCGGCCGCCGCCTCCTGGAGAACTGGCTCGCCACCCTCTGA
- the priA gene encoding bifunctional 1-(5-phosphoribosyl)-5-((5-phosphoribosylamino)methylideneamino)imidazole-4-carboxamide isomerase/phosphoribosylanthranilate isomerase PriA: MSDYLELLPAVDVKGGQAVQLVQGVDGSEKRFGDPVEAALRWQSAGAEWIHLVDLDAAFGHGHNRDLLARIVGTLDIDVEMSGGMRDDESLAAAMDAGCRRVNIGTAALENPEWCAKVIAEWGDRVAIGLDVRGTTLAARGWTRDGGDLYETLARLDAEGCARYVVTDVNKDGMLQGPNLDLLRDVCSRTDRPVVASGGVTTLADIEALMGLVDIGVEGAIAGTALYTGQFTLEDALALTRGQARPEA; the protein is encoded by the coding sequence GTGAGTGACTACCTGGAGCTGCTGCCCGCCGTCGACGTCAAGGGCGGCCAGGCCGTCCAGCTGGTCCAGGGGGTGGACGGGTCGGAGAAGCGGTTCGGCGACCCCGTCGAGGCTGCGCTGCGCTGGCAGTCGGCCGGCGCGGAGTGGATCCACCTCGTCGACCTCGACGCCGCGTTCGGCCACGGGCACAACCGCGACCTGCTCGCGCGGATCGTCGGCACCCTCGACATCGACGTCGAGATGTCCGGCGGCATGCGCGACGACGAGTCGCTCGCGGCCGCCATGGACGCCGGCTGCCGCCGGGTGAACATCGGCACCGCCGCGCTCGAGAACCCCGAGTGGTGCGCGAAGGTCATCGCCGAGTGGGGCGACCGGGTCGCCATCGGGCTCGACGTCCGCGGCACGACGCTCGCCGCACGCGGCTGGACCCGCGACGGCGGCGACCTGTACGAGACGCTCGCCCGCCTCGACGCCGAGGGCTGCGCCCGCTACGTCGTCACCGACGTCAACAAGGACGGCATGCTGCAGGGACCGAACCTCGACCTGCTGCGCGACGTCTGCTCCCGCACCGACCGGCCCGTCGTCGCGTCCGGCGGCGTCACCACCCTCGCCGACATCGAGGCGCTGATGGGCCTCGTCGACATCGGCGTCGAGGGTGCCATCGCCGGTACCGCGCTGTACACCGGACAGTTCACGCTCGAGGACGCGCTCGCCCTGACCCGCGGCCAGGCCCGACCGGAGGCCTGA
- the hisF gene encoding imidazole glycerol phosphate synthase subunit HisF yields MSLAVRVIPCLDVDAGRVVKGVNFVDLVDAGDPVEMARVYDAEGADELTFLDITASSGDRATTFDIVGSTAEQVFIPLTVGGGVRTVDDVDRLLRAGADKVGINTAAIARPEVIAEIAHRFGNQVLVLSVDARRSPTSGDGAQPSGYEVTTHGGRRSAGLDAVEWVRRAEELGVGEVLLNSMDADGTKAGYDLEMIRAVRSVTQVPLIASGGAGRLEHFAPAVEAGADALLAASVFHFGELTIGQVKETLRAAGHRVR; encoded by the coding sequence GTGAGCCTCGCCGTCCGTGTCATCCCCTGCCTCGACGTCGACGCGGGACGCGTCGTGAAGGGCGTCAACTTCGTCGACCTCGTCGACGCCGGCGACCCCGTGGAGATGGCCCGCGTGTACGACGCCGAGGGCGCCGACGAGCTGACCTTCCTCGACATCACCGCCTCCAGTGGCGACCGCGCCACGACCTTCGACATCGTCGGCAGCACGGCCGAGCAGGTCTTCATCCCGCTGACCGTCGGGGGAGGGGTGCGCACCGTCGACGACGTCGACCGGCTGCTGCGCGCCGGCGCGGACAAGGTCGGCATCAACACGGCCGCCATCGCGCGACCGGAGGTGATCGCCGAGATCGCGCACCGCTTCGGCAACCAGGTGCTGGTGCTGAGCGTCGATGCACGACGCAGCCCCACGAGCGGCGACGGGGCGCAGCCGAGCGGCTACGAGGTGACCACGCACGGTGGTCGACGCAGCGCCGGTCTCGACGCCGTGGAGTGGGTGCGTCGTGCGGAGGAGCTGGGCGTCGGCGAGGTGCTGCTGAACTCCATGGACGCCGACGGGACGAAGGCGGGCTACGACCTGGAAATGATCCGGGCGGTCCGCAGCGTTACCCAGGTGCCACTGATCGCCAGTGGTGGTGCCGGACGGCTCGAGCACTTCGCTCCCGCGGTCGAGGCCGGTGCCGACGCCCTGCTCGCCGCGAGCGTGTTCCACTTCGGCGAGCTCACGATCGGACAGGTGAAAGAGACCTTGCGAGCAGCTGGACACCGTGTCAGGTAG
- a CDS encoding histidinol-phosphate transaminase, with product MAVPDWVPVREELRDEEPYGAPQIDVPVRLNTNENPYGPSEAAAADVAEAVRTAALELNRYPDREAAALREGLAAYLSRDTPAVDLDASRVWAANGSNEIMQQVLQAFGGPGRTALSFAPTYSMYPEYARNTHTRWVAGRRRDDFGIDVDAAVALIDAEQPDVVFLTSPNNPTGTALDPAHTRAVLDAAPGMVVVDEAYAEFRRAGTPSALELLADHGRLIVTRTMSKAFALAGGRLGYLAAHADVVDALRIVRLPYHLSSVTQATALAALRHTDELLANVDALRVERDRTAERLRGLGLTVADSDANFVLFGTFEDRHATWQALVDRGVLIRETGPLGWLRVSIGTPSEMDAFFTALQEVIA from the coding sequence ATGGCCGTTCCCGACTGGGTCCCGGTGCGTGAGGAGCTCCGGGACGAGGAGCCGTACGGCGCGCCGCAGATCGACGTGCCGGTGCGGCTCAACACCAACGAGAACCCGTACGGGCCGAGCGAGGCGGCCGCCGCCGACGTCGCCGAGGCCGTGCGCACCGCTGCGCTCGAGCTCAACCGCTACCCCGACCGCGAGGCCGCCGCGCTGCGCGAGGGGCTCGCCGCCTACCTGTCGCGCGACACGCCGGCCGTCGACCTCGACGCGTCGCGCGTGTGGGCGGCGAACGGCTCGAACGAGATCATGCAGCAGGTCCTGCAGGCCTTCGGCGGGCCGGGGCGCACCGCGCTGAGCTTCGCACCGACCTACTCGATGTACCCCGAGTACGCGCGCAACACCCACACCCGATGGGTCGCGGGACGTCGGCGCGACGACTTCGGCATCGACGTCGACGCCGCGGTCGCGCTCATCGACGCCGAGCAGCCTGACGTCGTGTTCCTGACCTCGCCGAACAACCCGACGGGCACCGCGCTCGACCCGGCCCACACTCGGGCCGTGCTCGACGCCGCACCCGGCATGGTCGTCGTCGACGAGGCGTACGCGGAGTTCCGGCGCGCCGGCACGCCCAGCGCGCTCGAGCTGCTCGCCGACCACGGACGGTTAATCGTCACCCGCACCATGAGCAAGGCGTTCGCCCTCGCCGGCGGCCGCCTCGGCTACCTCGCCGCCCACGCCGACGTCGTCGATGCGCTGCGCATCGTCCGGCTGCCGTACCACCTGTCGTCGGTCACGCAGGCCACCGCGCTGGCGGCGCTGCGGCACACCGACGAGCTGCTCGCGAACGTCGACGCCCTGCGGGTCGAGCGCGACCGCACCGCCGAGCGCCTGCGCGGCCTCGGGCTCACCGTCGCCGACTCCGACGCCAACTTCGTCCTCTTCGGCACCTTCGAGGACAGGCACGCCACCTGGCAGGCCCTCGTCGACCGTGGCGTGCTCATCCGCGAGACCGGACCCCTAGGATGGCTGCGCGTCTCCATCGGGACGCCGTCCGAGATGGACGCGTTCTTCACGGCACTCCAGGAGGTCATCGCATGA
- the hisI gene encoding phosphoribosyl-AMP cyclohydrolase, with translation MSSLDPAVAARLKRDPAGLVPAVVQDAGTHAVLMVGWMDDEALHRTLTTGRGTYWSRSRQEYWVKGETSGHVQHVREVRLDCDGDTLLVVVDQEGPACHTGATTCFDADRLL, from the coding sequence GTGAGCTCCCTCGACCCCGCCGTCGCCGCACGGCTCAAGCGCGACCCTGCCGGCCTCGTGCCGGCCGTCGTCCAGGACGCCGGCACGCACGCCGTCCTCATGGTCGGCTGGATGGACGACGAGGCGCTGCACCGCACGCTCACGACGGGCCGCGGGACCTACTGGAGCCGCAGCCGCCAGGAGTACTGGGTGAAGGGGGAGACCTCCGGCCACGTGCAGCACGTGCGCGAGGTCCGGCTCGACTGCGACGGCGACACGCTGCTCGTCGTCGTCGACCAGGAGGGCCCCGCCTGCCACACGGGCGCCACCACCTGCTTCGACGCGGACCGGCTGCTGTGA
- a CDS encoding Trp biosynthesis-associated membrane protein has protein sequence MTSPAAAPTRGRRLYAPSVLGLLVAGGVAWVALGRTWASTRLAPQGLPPADVVVTGRDVAPLAAALAVVVVTAALAVLATRGRGRWVVGVLVVLLGVGGAVLSVLGGTGDGSRDALVGAAEQSPAFTGEDLGRVATSPWPFVAAGGFVVAALLGALVVRHGRGWPGMSGRYDAPSRRPVVEDPWKALDEGRDPTV, from the coding sequence GTGACGTCACCCGCTGCCGCGCCGACCCGCGGCCGTCGGCTGTACGCGCCGTCGGTGCTCGGCCTGCTGGTCGCGGGCGGCGTGGCCTGGGTCGCCCTCGGACGCACGTGGGCCAGCACCCGGCTCGCGCCCCAGGGCCTCCCGCCCGCCGACGTCGTGGTCACGGGCCGCGACGTCGCGCCGCTGGCCGCTGCCCTGGCGGTGGTGGTCGTCACCGCGGCGCTCGCCGTGCTCGCGACGCGCGGCCGGGGCCGGTGGGTCGTGGGCGTGCTGGTCGTCCTCCTGGGCGTCGGTGGCGCGGTGCTCAGCGTGCTCGGCGGCACGGGCGACGGCTCGCGCGACGCGCTCGTGGGCGCGGCCGAGCAGTCGCCGGCGTTCACCGGTGAGGACCTCGGCCGCGTCGCGACCTCGCCGTGGCCGTTCGTGGCGGCCGGAGGCTTCGTGGTCGCGGCGCTGCTCGGCGCCCTGGTGGTGCGGCACGGACGCGGCTGGCCCGGGATGAGCGGACGCTACGACGCACCGTCGCGCCGACCGGTCGTCGAGGACCCGTGGAAGGCGCTCGACGAGGGACGCGACCCGACCGTGTGA
- the hisB gene encoding imidazoleglycerol-phosphate dehydratase HisB: MSSRTARIERKTSESHVVVELDLDGTGTHDISTGVGFYDHMLTALSRHSLIDLTVRTEGDLHIDAHHTVEDTAIGIGDALREALGDKAGITRYGTATVPLDEAIATCTVDVSGRPYFVHTGEPERQITVVIGGDYSGSLTSHVFESIAHHAGLTMHMTLTAGRDPHHIAECQFKALARALRAAVAIDPRETGIPSTKGAL; this comes from the coding sequence ATGAGCAGCAGGACTGCCCGCATCGAGCGCAAGACCTCGGAGTCGCACGTCGTCGTCGAGCTCGACCTCGACGGCACCGGCACGCACGACATCTCCACCGGGGTCGGCTTCTACGACCACATGCTCACGGCGCTGTCGCGGCACTCGCTCATCGACCTGACGGTCCGCACCGAGGGCGACCTGCACATCGACGCCCACCACACGGTCGAGGACACCGCCATCGGCATCGGCGACGCGCTGCGCGAGGCGCTCGGCGACAAGGCCGGCATCACCCGCTACGGCACGGCGACCGTCCCGCTCGACGAGGCCATCGCCACCTGCACGGTCGACGTGTCCGGTCGGCCCTACTTCGTGCACACCGGCGAGCCCGAGCGGCAGATCACCGTCGTCATCGGCGGTGACTACTCCGGCTCGCTGACCTCGCACGTGTTCGAGTCGATCGCCCACCACGCGGGCCTGACGATGCACATGACGCTCACCGCCGGCCGCGACCCGCACCACATCGCCGAGTGCCAGTTCAAGGCGCTCGCGCGGGCGCTGCGCGCGGCCGTCGCCATCGATCCGCGGGAGACGGGCATCCCGTCGACCAAGGGGGCGCTGTAG